One stretch of Schistocerca nitens isolate TAMUIC-IGC-003100 chromosome 11, iqSchNite1.1, whole genome shotgun sequence DNA includes these proteins:
- the LOC126212675 gene encoding cilia- and flagella-associated protein 251-like produces the protein MPEKRIASQAAEEEEEEEEEEEEEEEKEEEEEKEEEEEKEEEEEKEEEEEKEEEEEKEEEEEKEEEEEKEEEEEKEEEEEEEEEEEEEEEEEEEEEEEEEEEEEEEEEEEEEEEEEEEEEEEEEEEEEEEEEEEEEEEEEEEEEEEEEEEEEEEEEEEEEEEGEEEGEEEGEEEGEEEEEEEEEEEEEEEEEEEEEEEEEEEEEEGSQWWQT, from the exons atgcctgagaagaggatcgcttctcaggcggcagaggaggaggaagaggaagaggaggaggaagaggaggaggaagagaaggaggaggaggaagagaaggaggaggaggaagagaaggaggaggaggaagagaaggaggaggaggaagagaaggaggaggaggaagagaaggaggaggaggaagagaaggaggaggaggaagagaaggaggaggaggaagagaaggaggaggaggaagaggaggaggaggaggaggaagaggaggaggaagaggaggaggaagaggaggaggaagaggaggaggaagaggaggaggaagaggaggaggaagaggaggaggaagaggaggaggaagaggaggaggaagaggaggaggaagaggaggaggaagaggaggaggaagaggaggaggaagaggaggaggaagaggaggaagaggaggaggaagaggaggaggaagaggaggaagaggaggaggaagaggaaggggaggaggaaggggaggaggaaggggaggaggaaggggaggaggaagaggaggaggaagaggaggaggaagaagaggaggaagaggaggaggaagaggaggaggaagaggaggaggaagaggaggaggg TTCTCAGTGGTGGCAAACATGA